In Streptomyces sp. DG2A-72, one genomic interval encodes:
- a CDS encoding alpha/beta fold hydrolase, producing MAIVDTGDIRLHVQRVGPRDDRPTTATAVLVHGLLTDSLASYYFTVAPVFALAGIDVVMYDLRGHGRSERPETGYHLDDNIDDLEALLDRLAVTGPVHLVGNSYGGTVAFGYAACHPERVASLTLIESEPATEAWAVKIGGILHRVLTQLALNEDDALAWITANRSHNTARLAKGAARLARTTSLPHDIPASRVLTEEEIRSVSCPVLALYGGDSDLAELAPWLKALLPDCRTVVVPGHEHSVLVEAAGVVGEHILQLIRQAQLAEVR from the coding sequence ATGGCCATCGTCGACACGGGCGACATCCGGCTGCACGTCCAGAGAGTGGGCCCCAGGGACGACCGACCCACGACGGCCACCGCGGTGCTGGTGCACGGCCTGCTCACCGACAGCCTCGCCAGCTACTACTTCACCGTGGCACCGGTGTTCGCGCTGGCCGGCATCGACGTCGTCATGTACGACCTGCGCGGCCACGGCCGCAGCGAACGCCCCGAAACCGGTTACCACCTCGACGACAACATCGACGACCTGGAGGCCCTGCTCGACCGGCTTGCGGTCACCGGGCCGGTCCACCTGGTCGGCAACTCGTACGGCGGCACGGTCGCCTTCGGCTACGCCGCCTGCCACCCGGAGCGCGTCGCGAGCCTCACTCTCATCGAGTCGGAACCGGCCACCGAGGCCTGGGCGGTGAAAATCGGCGGCATCCTGCACCGTGTGCTCACCCAGCTCGCGCTCAACGAGGACGACGCCCTCGCCTGGATCACCGCGAACCGCAGCCACAACACCGCCCGCCTCGCCAAGGGCGCGGCCCGCCTGGCCCGTACCACGAGCCTCCCGCACGACATCCCGGCCAGCCGGGTGCTGACGGAGGAAGAAATCCGGTCCGTGTCGTGTCCCGTCCTCGCCCTGTACGGCGGTGACTCCGACCTCGCCGAACTCGCACCGTGGCTGAAGGCACTGTTGCCCGACTGCCGGACAGTGGTCGTGCCGGGGCACGAGCACTCGGTGCTGGTCGAGGCCGCCGGTGTGGTCGGCGAGCACATCCTCCAGCTGATCCGGCAGGCGCAGCTGGCGGAGGTGCGGTGA
- a CDS encoding glycosyltransferase — MSRFLFVVPPLVGHINPAVGVAAELTARGHRVAWACADPGLVLRLAGGKAVVFSCDGPVPGAGDGVRPPEIRGPEALKFLWERFLAPLAEAMAPGVAAAVREFGPDVVVADQQALAGGLVAERLGVPWATSATTSAEFTDVLAGMPKVADWIDGVLRGLRARMGDPSGTADPRFSPQLVLAFSIREFVGPDARTGEQIRYVGPSITERPGPADFPWDWLDASRATVLVTLGTANTDVGPRFLAECHRAVRSRADRMQAVIVDPAGALAGADDKDVLIVRSVPQLPLLERVDAVVCHAGHNTVCEALWHGVPLVVAPIRDDQPVVAGQVVEAGAGIRVRFGRVTAVKLGEALDAVLHEPGYRAAAERMRSGFRAAGGATAAASRLEELVAEEAS; from the coding sequence GTGAGCAGGTTCCTGTTCGTCGTGCCGCCGCTCGTCGGTCATATCAACCCGGCCGTGGGGGTCGCCGCCGAACTGACCGCCCGGGGACACCGGGTGGCCTGGGCGTGTGCCGATCCCGGCCTGGTGCTGCGGCTCGCGGGCGGGAAGGCCGTCGTGTTCTCCTGCGACGGGCCCGTGCCGGGGGCGGGGGACGGCGTACGACCACCCGAAATCCGCGGACCCGAGGCGCTGAAGTTCCTGTGGGAACGGTTTCTCGCACCGCTCGCCGAGGCGATGGCGCCCGGAGTGGCCGCCGCGGTACGGGAGTTCGGCCCGGACGTGGTCGTCGCCGATCAGCAGGCGCTCGCCGGAGGGCTGGTCGCCGAACGGCTGGGCGTGCCGTGGGCGACGTCGGCCACCACCTCCGCCGAGTTCACCGATGTGCTGGCGGGCATGCCGAAGGTCGCCGACTGGATCGACGGAGTCCTGAGGGGGCTGCGGGCCCGGATGGGTGACCCGTCCGGTACCGCCGATCCCCGCTTCTCGCCCCAACTCGTGCTCGCCTTCAGCATCCGGGAGTTCGTCGGGCCGGACGCCAGGACGGGCGAGCAGATCCGGTACGTCGGCCCGTCCATCACCGAACGGCCCGGCCCGGCCGACTTCCCCTGGGACTGGCTGGACGCCTCCCGCGCGACCGTCCTGGTCACCCTCGGCACCGCCAACACCGATGTGGGACCGCGGTTTCTCGCCGAGTGCCATCGGGCCGTACGGTCCCGTGCCGACCGGATGCAGGCGGTGATCGTGGATCCGGCGGGAGCACTCGCGGGCGCCGACGACAAGGACGTACTGATCGTGCGATCGGTCCCTCAACTCCCGCTGCTGGAAAGGGTCGACGCCGTCGTCTGTCACGCCGGTCACAACACCGTCTGCGAGGCGCTCTGGCACGGTGTGCCCCTCGTCGTGGCGCCCATCCGGGACGATCAGCCGGTCGTGGCCGGGCAGGTGGTGGAGGCCGGGGCGGGGATCAGGGTCCGGTTCGGGCGGGTCACCGCCGTGAAGCTGGGCGAGGCACTCGACGCCGTTCTGCACGAACCCGGTTACCGTGCCGCGGCCGAGCGCATGCGCAGCGGATTCCGGGCCGCCGGGGGTGCCACCGCGGCGGCCTCCCGTCTCGAAGAGCTGGTCGCCGAGGAGGCGTCATGA
- a CDS encoding acyl carrier protein, protein MQPNPQPDPQATDEETVLADITGMLAALLDEYGLDDVEIGMQTTFNRDLELESIDLVTLAGLLEERYGGRVNFAEFLAGMEFDEIIELTVGRLVEHIVQSLKAAEAV, encoded by the coding sequence ATGCAGCCCAACCCGCAGCCCGACCCGCAGGCCACCGACGAGGAAACCGTGCTCGCCGACATCACCGGCATGCTCGCGGCGCTCCTCGACGAGTACGGCCTCGACGACGTCGAGATCGGCATGCAGACCACGTTCAACCGCGATCTGGAGCTGGAGAGCATCGACCTCGTCACGCTCGCCGGGCTGCTGGAGGAGCGGTACGGCGGACGGGTCAACTTCGCCGAGTTCCTGGCCGGGATGGAGTTCGACGAGATCATCGAACTCACCGTCGGCCGGCTCGTCGAGCACATCGTGCAGAGCCTCAAAGCGGCGGAGGCGGTCTGA
- a CDS encoding type I polyketide synthase, producing MRDNHQSQPPVAIVGMSVLLPGAADLDSYWRNLVAGTDAITDVPEGRWDSDYYRPGSAAGRAVADQVYCRRGGFVDTLAEVEVTRFGIMPNSVSGTEPDQLIALHVAAAALADAGGEERLPDRQRIGVVLGRGGYLTPGLVRLDQRVRTAGQLVRTLGELLPDLDGGQLERIRAAFTERLGPDSPESAIGLVPNLAASRVANRLDLRGPAYTVDAACASSLVAVDQAVGELAAGRCDLMLAGGVHHCHDITLWSVFSQLRALSPSQRIRPFHRNADGLLIGEGTGVVVLKRLADAERDGDRVYAVIRGTGVASDGRAAGLVNPDPGGQARAIRQAWRAAGLDPAASGSIGLLEAHGTATPAGDAAELATLADVFGPGDAAVIGSVKSMIGHTMPAAGVAGLVKAALAVHHRVLLPTLHCDEPNPGLAETRFRPLERAEPWEGGEVRRAAVNAFGFGGINAHVVLEEPPVRQRPVGARGTARPATTQPHPTDGTSRVLLLAADTPEGLAAQLDADDADVRAAGLDGVTPEAYARLGIIDPTAKRLALARRAVARGRAWHGRNDVWFSPAPLGGKLAFVFPGLEGDFAPQVDDVAAHFGLSAPVPGAAQVGDIGRHGLGVVAVGRLLDAALRRMGIVPDAVAGHSVGEWTAMVAAGLYSGHEVDGFMASFDPDALTVPGLAFGALGAPAERVLEALSADWPDAGIVLSHDNAPAQSMVCGPDTAVTEFVRAFRAQGVISQVLPFRSGFHTPMLQPYLGPIKEAASRFRLHPPAVPVWSGTTAAPFPSGESAVRELFVRHLLEPVRFRQLVEAMYAAGHRTFVQVGPGRLGSLVGDTLSGRDHLVVSANSPHRTGLAQLQRVATALWATGAKRSAGMAAVGRRLSAAPRGLVAQFPAPLGGAAESQSTSAPARGDRPPVRLDLGGALVSLDGPILAELRAQLKAGSAADRGAAPAVAPGVARLVGDAVGRTGADALGGAAVSRVPERASTAEHAAVPGALTASGPSTLDAVAAHSSAAAELSALLRETAETAAELIAAADRRPAPATGGHPAPAMASASAAVAGTPSVAAVEALRAGTATSEPQANSGPPVPGLASAAIVPHFASGPPVPGPASAPPLPRRASAPPVSHPAPPTGLPAAPPPPNPPGHHHGTGHSRAHRTTVHVSPDTMPHLLDHCFFPQRPGWPDVSDRWPVVPATTIVQHMMEAAEQAVPGTRAVAVHGARFDKWLTATPPVDVEVAVAPVPDAPARRAVSFGPQARSVVELSDRYPATSPAPWHPDPATERTPDHTAAQLYAERWMFHGPAFQGVSELTAIGETHVRGVITTPPAPGSLLDNVGQILGYWIMATRTERTVVFPVHMRQMRFYGPQPLPGTDVGCFVQITSLTDTVLEADVQLTVDGEVWAELTGWQDRRFDNDPQTRPVERFPERNTLSEARPDGWVLLHERWPDLASRDLIMRNSLSGVERSEYAAHAPRGRRQWLLGRIAAKDAVRRWLWDHGEGPVFPAEIRVLNDDSGRPYVTGMHGRRLPPLDLSLAHRAEAGVAIVRPHTPGPGPGIDIEEVVERDRETLAAALGPDELALLRARCAATAESEALWFTRFWAAKEAVAKAEGTGFGGRPRDFAVLAADADRLVVSGRLERARYSVRCERTGNPPGLPSREYVVAWTTGPTRQDDEERD from the coding sequence ATGAGGGACAACCATCAGTCACAGCCGCCCGTCGCCATCGTGGGGATGTCGGTGCTGCTGCCGGGCGCCGCCGACCTCGACTCGTACTGGCGGAACCTGGTGGCCGGCACGGACGCCATCACCGACGTACCCGAAGGGCGGTGGGACTCCGACTACTACCGTCCGGGTTCCGCCGCCGGGCGTGCGGTCGCCGACCAGGTGTACTGCCGGCGCGGCGGATTCGTCGACACCCTCGCCGAGGTGGAGGTCACCCGGTTCGGGATCATGCCGAATTCGGTTTCCGGCACCGAGCCCGACCAGCTCATCGCCCTGCACGTGGCCGCCGCGGCGCTCGCGGACGCGGGCGGTGAGGAGCGGCTGCCGGACCGGCAGCGGATCGGAGTCGTGCTGGGCCGGGGCGGGTACCTCACGCCCGGGCTGGTCCGGCTCGACCAGCGGGTGCGTACGGCGGGGCAACTCGTCCGCACGCTGGGGGAGTTGCTGCCCGATCTCGACGGCGGGCAACTGGAGCGCATACGGGCGGCGTTCACCGAACGGCTCGGCCCCGACAGCCCCGAGTCCGCGATCGGCCTCGTCCCCAACCTCGCGGCGTCCCGCGTCGCCAACCGGCTCGACCTGCGCGGGCCCGCGTACACCGTGGACGCCGCCTGTGCGTCCTCGCTGGTCGCCGTCGACCAGGCGGTGGGCGAACTGGCCGCCGGGCGCTGCGACCTGATGCTCGCCGGGGGAGTGCACCACTGCCACGACATCACCCTGTGGTCCGTCTTCTCCCAGCTCCGCGCCCTCTCCCCGAGCCAGCGCATCCGCCCCTTCCACCGCAACGCCGACGGCCTCCTGATCGGCGAGGGCACCGGCGTAGTCGTCCTCAAGCGCCTCGCCGACGCCGAGCGTGACGGGGACCGCGTGTACGCCGTCATCCGCGGCACGGGCGTCGCGAGCGACGGGCGTGCCGCCGGTCTCGTCAATCCCGACCCCGGCGGCCAGGCCCGTGCGATACGGCAGGCGTGGCGGGCAGCGGGGCTCGATCCGGCGGCGTCCGGGTCCATCGGGCTGCTGGAGGCACACGGTACGGCTACCCCTGCGGGGGACGCGGCCGAACTGGCCACGCTGGCCGATGTGTTCGGACCGGGCGACGCTGCGGTGATCGGCTCGGTGAAGTCGATGATCGGTCACACGATGCCGGCGGCGGGCGTGGCGGGGCTGGTGAAGGCGGCCCTCGCGGTCCATCACCGGGTGCTGCTGCCGACGCTGCACTGCGACGAGCCGAATCCGGGGCTGGCCGAGACCCGTTTCCGGCCGCTGGAGAGGGCGGAGCCGTGGGAGGGGGGTGAGGTGCGGCGGGCGGCGGTGAACGCGTTCGGATTTGGCGGGATCAACGCGCACGTGGTACTGGAGGAGCCGCCGGTGCGGCAGCGCCCCGTAGGGGCGCGGGGAACTGCGCGACCAGCCACGACGCAGCCGCACCCGACCGACGGCACATCACGCGTGCTGCTCCTCGCCGCCGACACCCCTGAGGGCCTTGCCGCACAGCTGGACGCCGACGACGCGGACGTACGCGCGGCCGGTCTCGACGGGGTGACGCCGGAGGCATACGCCCGGCTCGGCATTATCGACCCCACCGCGAAGCGCCTCGCGCTCGCCCGACGCGCGGTAGCCCGCGGACGCGCCTGGCACGGTCGTAACGACGTCTGGTTCTCACCCGCCCCGCTCGGCGGAAAGCTCGCGTTCGTCTTCCCCGGCCTCGAAGGCGACTTCGCACCCCAAGTGGACGATGTCGCCGCCCACTTCGGCCTGTCCGCGCCCGTACCGGGAGCCGCCCAGGTCGGCGACATCGGCCGGCACGGGCTCGGCGTCGTCGCTGTCGGGCGGCTGCTCGACGCGGCGTTGCGGCGGATGGGGATCGTGCCGGACGCGGTCGCCGGGCACAGTGTCGGCGAATGGACGGCGATGGTCGCGGCCGGGCTGTACTCCGGGCACGAGGTGGACGGCTTCATGGCGTCCTTCGACCCGGACGCGCTGACCGTGCCGGGGCTGGCGTTCGGGGCGCTCGGGGCGCCGGCCGAGCGGGTGCTGGAGGCTCTGTCCGCCGACTGGCCGGACGCCGGGATCGTGCTGTCCCACGACAACGCGCCCGCCCAGTCGATGGTGTGCGGTCCGGACACGGCCGTGACGGAGTTCGTACGGGCCTTCCGCGCGCAGGGCGTGATCAGCCAGGTGCTGCCTTTCCGGTCCGGCTTCCACACGCCGATGCTTCAGCCGTATCTCGGACCCATCAAGGAGGCGGCGAGCCGCTTCCGGCTGCATCCCCCGGCCGTGCCGGTGTGGTCCGGGACCACGGCGGCGCCGTTCCCGTCGGGGGAGTCGGCGGTCCGTGAGCTGTTCGTCCGGCATCTGCTGGAGCCGGTCCGCTTCCGGCAGCTCGTCGAGGCGATGTACGCGGCCGGGCACCGCACGTTCGTCCAGGTCGGCCCCGGCCGGCTCGGCTCCCTCGTCGGCGACACCCTGTCGGGCCGCGACCACCTCGTCGTATCCGCCAACTCTCCCCACCGCACGGGCCTCGCCCAGCTGCAGCGGGTGGCGACGGCGCTGTGGGCGACCGGCGCGAAGCGCTCCGCCGGAATGGCCGCGGTGGGTCGTCGGTTGTCTGCGGCGCCGCGGGGGCTGGTCGCGCAGTTCCCCGCGCCCCTTGGGGGCGCTGCCGAATCGCAGTCGACTTCGGCTCCCGCGCGAGGGGACCGGCCCCCGGTCCGGCTCGACCTGGGCGGGGCGCTCGTCTCGCTCGACGGGCCGATCCTGGCGGAGTTGCGTGCGCAGTTGAAGGCCGGTTCCGCGGCCGACCGTGGCGCGGCACCGGCGGTGGCTCCGGGCGTGGCCCGCCTCGTCGGCGACGCCGTGGGCCGGACGGGCGCGGACGCTCTCGGGGGTGCGGCTGTCTCTCGCGTCCCGGAGCGCGCATCGACGGCGGAGCATGCCGCCGTCCCGGGAGCCCTGACCGCGTCCGGCCCGTCGACGCTGGACGCGGTCGCCGCGCACTCTTCGGCCGCCGCCGAACTGAGCGCTCTCCTACGGGAAACCGCGGAGACGGCAGCCGAGTTGATCGCGGCGGCCGATCGTCGCCCGGCCCCGGCGACCGGAGGTCATCCGGCTCCGGCGATGGCTTCCGCCTCCGCGGCGGTAGCGGGCACACCCTCCGTCGCGGCCGTTGAGGCGCTGCGCGCCGGGACCGCGACCTCGGAGCCGCAGGCGAACTCGGGCCCGCCGGTCCCCGGCCTCGCATCGGCCGCCATCGTGCCCCACTTCGCATCGGGCCCGCCGGTCCCCGGCCCCGCATCGGCCCCGCCCCTGCCTCGCCGCGCCTCGGCCCCGCCCGTGTCCCACCCCGCGCCGCCCACAGGCCTCCCCGCCGCTCCGCCGCCCCCGAATCCCCCCGGCCACCACCACGGAACCGGTCACTCGCGCGCCCACCGCACCACCGTCCACGTCTCCCCGGACACCATGCCCCACCTCCTCGACCACTGCTTCTTCCCCCAGCGCCCCGGCTGGCCCGACGTGTCGGACCGCTGGCCGGTCGTGCCGGCCACGACGATCGTGCAGCACATGATGGAGGCGGCGGAGCAGGCGGTACCCGGTACGCGGGCGGTCGCCGTGCACGGGGCGCGTTTCGACAAGTGGCTCACCGCCACCCCGCCCGTCGACGTCGAGGTCGCCGTCGCCCCTGTCCCCGACGCCCCCGCCCGGCGCGCCGTCTCCTTCGGCCCGCAGGCACGCTCGGTCGTCGAGCTGTCCGACCGCTACCCGGCGACATCCCCCGCCCCCTGGCACCCCGACCCCGCCACCGAACGCACCCCCGACCACACGGCCGCCCAGCTCTACGCCGAACGCTGGATGTTCCACGGCCCGGCGTTCCAGGGCGTCAGCGAGCTCACCGCCATCGGTGAGACGCACGTGCGCGGGGTGATCACTACGCCGCCCGCGCCCGGGTCCCTCCTCGACAACGTCGGCCAGATCCTGGGCTACTGGATCATGGCGACCCGCACCGAGCGGACCGTCGTCTTCCCGGTGCACATGCGGCAGATGCGCTTCTACGGGCCGCAGCCGCTCCCCGGCACGGACGTCGGCTGCTTCGTACAGATCACATCCCTCACCGACACCGTTCTCGAAGCGGACGTCCAGCTGACCGTCGACGGCGAGGTCTGGGCCGAGCTGACCGGCTGGCAGGACCGCCGCTTCGACAACGACCCGCAGACCCGGCCGGTCGAACGGTTCCCCGAGCGCAACACCCTCTCCGAGGCCCGGCCGGACGGCTGGGTGCTGCTGCACGAGCGGTGGCCGGACCTGGCCTCGCGGGACCTCATCATGCGCAACTCGCTGAGCGGCGTGGAGCGTTCGGAGTACGCGGCGCATGCGCCGCGCGGTCGCAGACAGTGGCTGCTCGGGAGGATCGCCGCCAAGGACGCCGTACGGCGGTGGTTGTGGGATCACGGTGAGGGGCCCGTTTTTCCGGCCGAGATCCGCGTCCTGAACGACGACTCGGGGCGGCCGTACGTCACCGGCATGCACGGCCGGCGCCTCCCCCCGCTGGATCTCTCGCTCGCCCATCGCGCGGAGGCCGGCGTGGCGATCGTACGGCCGCACACCCCGGGCCCCGGGCCCGGCATCGACATCGAGGAAGTCGTCGAACGGGACCGGGAGACCCTCGCCGCCGCCCTCGGTCCGGACGAACTCGCCCTGCTGCGGGCGCGGTGCGCGGCCACCGCGGAGTCCGAGGCGTTGTGGTTCACCCGGTTCTGGGCGGCCAAGGAGGCCGTCGCGAAGGCGGAGGGAACCGGTTTCGGCGGGCGGCCGCGCGACTTCGCCGTGCTGGCGGCCGACGCGGACCGCCTGGTCGTCTCGGGGCGGCTGGAGCGAGCGCGTTACAGCGTGCGCTGCGAACGGACCGGCAACCCGCCCGGGTTGCCGAGCAGGGAGTACGTCGTGGCCTGGACGACGGGACCGACGCGACAGGACGACGAGGAGAGGGACTGA
- a CDS encoding class I SAM-dependent methyltransferase: MSEKGVMNEEQRKAPSRNEQVAALRPGYLADLADGLERFFEPRRTTCPWCGAQDLQTRLRTTDLLQHKPGRFVLDQCQACRHTFQNPRLSAEGLEFYYRDFYDGLGEKQLGNTFAGRTKMYEQRAASLLPYAADPKSWLDVGTGHGHFCEAARIVHPGTRFDGLDFTDGAELAERAGRVERGYRGSFPELAPGFAGQYDVVSMFHYLEHSTEPDRELRAAHEALRPGGHLLIEVPDPDSRYARLLGRWWLPWLQPQHLHFVPVGNLRQRLTDLGFTVVAEQHTEPHDPVDLLAGTWLALDAVAPRDNLPWLRSGPNALQRTLRGALLLAGVPALVAGTLLDRFAIRPLSHRLGVSNAYRLVARRD; this comes from the coding sequence ATGAGCGAGAAGGGCGTCATGAACGAGGAACAGCGCAAAGCGCCGAGCCGCAATGAGCAGGTCGCCGCTCTCCGCCCCGGCTACCTGGCCGACCTGGCCGACGGCCTGGAACGGTTCTTCGAACCCCGGCGCACCACCTGCCCGTGGTGCGGTGCGCAGGACCTGCAGACCCGGCTGCGCACCACCGATCTGCTCCAGCACAAGCCCGGCCGGTTCGTCCTCGACCAGTGCCAGGCGTGCCGGCACACCTTCCAGAACCCCCGACTCAGCGCCGAGGGGCTGGAGTTCTACTACCGGGACTTCTACGACGGCCTGGGCGAGAAGCAGCTGGGCAACACCTTCGCGGGCCGGACGAAGATGTACGAGCAGCGGGCCGCGTCCCTGCTGCCGTACGCCGCCGACCCGAAGAGCTGGCTCGACGTCGGTACCGGGCACGGTCACTTCTGCGAGGCCGCCCGCATCGTTCACCCCGGTACGAGGTTCGACGGGCTCGACTTCACCGACGGGGCGGAACTCGCCGAGCGGGCGGGGCGGGTGGAGCGGGGTTACCGGGGGAGCTTCCCGGAGCTGGCGCCGGGGTTCGCCGGGCAGTACGACGTGGTGAGCATGTTCCACTACCTGGAGCACAGCACCGAGCCGGACCGGGAACTGAGGGCCGCGCACGAGGCGTTGCGGCCCGGCGGGCATCTGCTGATCGAGGTGCCCGACCCCGACAGCCGGTACGCCCGGCTCCTCGGCCGGTGGTGGCTGCCGTGGCTCCAGCCGCAGCATCTGCACTTCGTGCCGGTCGGCAATCTGCGGCAGCGGTTGACCGACCTCGGCTTCACGGTCGTGGCGGAACAGCACACCGAGCCGCACGATCCCGTCGATCTGCTGGCGGGGACGTGGCTGGCGCTGGACGCGGTGGCTCCCCGGGACAACCTGCCGTGGCTGCGGTCCGGGCCCAACGCGCTCCAGCGCACCCTGCGCGGTGCGCTGCTTCTCGCCGGTGTCCCGGCCCTGGTCGCGGGCACGTTGCTGGATCGGTTCGCGATCAGGCCACTGTCGCATCGGCTCGGTGTGTCCAACGCATACCGGCTGGTGGCTCGACGGGACTGA